The sequence AAAGACGTTGGTGTTCGCCGTGATGGTCGTGAGTTGTTTGCAGGGGCAAGCTTCCAGCTACATCCGGGCCACAAAGTTGGCTTGACGGGCAACAACGGCACCGGCAAATCCACCTTATTTGCCTTATTGTTGACGCGAATGGGCAGAGGAGATACCGAGGTCACGCTTGATAGAGGTGAAGTCAGTATTCCTGATAGCTGGCATGTGGCACACATGGCTCAGGAAGTCGGCGCTACGACGCAGTCTGCAATCGATTATGTATTGAGCGGTGATGAGCAGTGGTATGAGATTAATGCTTCTTTGAATGATTTGAGTAGCGTCAGTGATGAGCAGATCGGGATATTGCATCAGCAGTTTGATGAAATTGATGGCTATCGTACGCCGACTAAAGCGGCACAAATTATGGCAGGTCTTGGTTTTAATACCAGCCAGCATGAATTGCCCGTAGAAGGGTTTTCGGGTGGTTGGCGCATGCGTCTAAACCTTGCCAAAACCTTGATGAGCCGTGCGGACTTAATGTTACTCGATGAGCCGACCAACCATTTGGATTTGGATGCGATTTTGTGGCTTGAGACTTGGATCAATGCCTATACTGGTCTGGTTATCGTCATCTCGCATGACCAAGCCTTTTTAGATGCCACGGTTGGTCATATCTTGCATGTCGAACAACAAAAAATCACCCTTTATACCGGTAACTATCAGCAATTTATCCGCACCCGTCACGAGCGTATGGCGCAGCAGCAGCAAGCGTTTGAAAAACAAGAAGCGACTAAAGCACACTTGGATGACTTTATTCGTCGTTTCCGTGCTAAAGCCAGTAAAGCTAAGCAAGCACAAAGCCGTATCAAGCAGCTTGAGCGCATGGCTGAGCTGTCACCGATGATGGCGGACAACCCGTTCTCTTTCCGCTTTTATGAGCCAGCAAATATGAGCTCACCACTGATTGAGCTGACCAAAGCGGATATTGGCTATAGCGATACGCCACTTCTATATAATGCCAATGTGCAAGTAACGCCGGATACGCGTCTTGGCTTGCTAGGTATGAATGGCGCAGGTAAATCAACACTGATTAAAGCACTGGTCGGCGAGCTTGGCGTATTAACAGGGACGTATCGTGTTTCGGATACCCTAAAATTAGGCTACTTCAACCAGCATCAAATGGATATCTTGGATGCCAAAGCCACGCCGATAGAGATGTTGCGTCGTCTAGCCGGTAAAACCTCTGATGCGATGCTACGCTCATTTTTAGGCAGTTTTGACTTCCGCGGTGAGCGTATTGATACGCCGAGTGAGCTATTCTCTGGGGGCGAGCGTGCGCGTTTGACGCTGGCATTGATTGTTTGGCAACGTCCCAACGTTCTGGTACTCGATGAGCCGACCAACCATTTGGACTTACAAATGCGC is a genomic window of Psychrobacter cibarius containing:
- a CDS encoding ATP-binding cassette domain-containing protein; amino-acid sequence: MIEFKDVGVRRDGRELFAGASFQLHPGHKVGLTGNNGTGKSTLFALLLTRMGRGDTEVTLDRGEVSIPDSWHVAHMAQEVGATTQSAIDYVLSGDEQWYEINASLNDLSSVSDEQIGILHQQFDEIDGYRTPTKAAQIMAGLGFNTSQHELPVEGFSGGWRMRLNLAKTLMSRADLMLLDEPTNHLDLDAILWLETWINAYTGLVIVISHDQAFLDATVGHILHVEQQKITLYTGNYQQFIRTRHERMAQQQQAFEKQEATKAHLDDFIRRFRAKASKAKQAQSRIKQLERMAELSPMMADNPFSFRFYEPANMSSPLIELTKADIGYSDTPLLYNANVQVTPDTRLGLLGMNGAGKSTLIKALVGELGVLTGTYRVSDTLKLGYFNQHQMDILDAKATPIEMLRRLAGKTSDAMLRSFLGSFDFRGERIDTPSELFSGGERARLTLALIVWQRPNVLVLDEPTNHLDLQMRQALTIALQGFEGAVVLVSHDRELIANVCDELFLVHDGQIEEFDGDISDYGKWLAEKRKQENSSDKSTSKKKSKKESKKFVSRETDNGQVNNKAPDNSSKSKATTPTLSKDAQRKLAAEQRKLTAPIRREIEEIEKALAKIDGQLVTLEEKLADTDLYEEGRKSDLLLLLNEQTALQQQHSDNEEKLLLLMTTLEEMEVGFE